Sequence from the Meleagris gallopavo isolate NT-WF06-2002-E0010 breed Aviagen turkey brand Nicholas breeding stock chromosome 22, Turkey_5.1, whole genome shotgun sequence genome:
CCAATGTTACTGGAGTTTGGAGGAGATGCTAGATCCTCCTTGGCTGTTCTGTGTAAGGAGagaaaacagtgcagaaaaatgaaataaagcatggaaaaaaaacgTGTGTATTAGGTCTGTGGAACACAATATTAGCACACTCTGGTATTGATTATTGATTAGTCTTTGAGGCCTAGTTTCATTAACTTGCTCTGATTAAATTACTTCAGATAATGGAGCTCGCCCAGAGAAAAACATCACTGAGTCTGTTCTTCAGCTCCTCAGAATGGTGTGCAGTAACACAGCTTTACATTGAGGGCCTTCTCTTCACCTGAGCCCACCGAGGAGATGTGGATCTCAGTAGCAGTGTCTCTGCACTCCAGCACCCTGAACCCGATGCTCCTTAGGGCTGCGTGCCCCAGCATGGGCAGTGCAGCAGTGACACTGCAGGACAGGTCCACAGCAAGATCATAGAGCCATGGCATATcctgggttgggagggacccaGAGGAACCACCGAGTCCAACTCCTACATGAGATGGGGATCCCAGCTTTCCTCCCAGTGATGTAAAACCCTTCTGTGGATCTGGGCTGAGATGGGATATTTTTGCTTATGCCTTCAGGGTCAGATGCAGTACAAAATAATGGGAATTATATTCCTGATGGACTGCGTGTTAAATCTAATTCTGATTCAACAAAGTCATTTAAGCACTTGCAAAGTGCCACCACATTTCTGCTCTATCCAGAACCATAACGGGGTGAATTCCTGCAGCCCATCAGCTCTTGGCCGTTTGTCTCCCTGCTAGGTAAGCTATTTCCATCAGCCACCTACAGCTTTAATGAGAAgagtggggaaagaaaaaagaaagatctttGCTGGGGCATCCTGCTTTGCTCTGGAAGTatttctgcactgctgtgcagagcaaaCTTAATCTTTCTTGACAAGCGATGCACGTGGACAGTACTGATGCATTTGGTACTGAAAGCTAGATATTGCTCAGTGATCCCATGTAAACACTGCAGAAGCAAAGGAGACCCTAGGCAGGAAAAGATCTGTCTTAAATCCCTGTGTCTGTCACATCATGACATCCTTCGGTAAAGACACGTAAACTtcagagaggctgcagcacctctgtcATGTCAGGGAGACACCCGGCAGTTAATGACTAACTTCCCAGTGACAGCACTTCTTTTTGTAGCTtgcttccctttgcttttctgaaaaagcaCCCACAAAACAGACAGATAAATAAAATCCATCCGTCAAGGGCAGGCAGCTTGTGTAGGAGGACAGCAGGAATCTGCACCACAGCCACTTGGGAGTTTTAattccttttgctttgttttgaagtggctgcatcttcttttccttccctcttggTCCCTTTGCATGAATGGAGCAGGAACAGAGTCTGCAGAAGTGACTTCCCAGCTAAAAGGCAGAAACGTAACTTCatgcagaataaaaaataaaaataaaaaatttaaaaaaaggttGATATTCAGTTACAAGGCAGCTGTAAACTGAAGGTTTGGTAGTTGCTTGGAGCATGTGAATACCCATGGAGCGCGAAGCTGCTGAGTGTGCTCCAAGTCTGGAGCTGGTGGCGatcagtgcagctctgctgaagtcCAGGCGCAAATCAGCCAATAGGTGGAAGGTGGCCAGTGGGCCTTGAGAGCAAGTTAAGTGTTTATGGAGGGAGAAAGTTCCCTCTGGATAGTAccactgcaggaaaaataaaaaactcatACACGTCTCTTTATCTCTCAGATTTTCCACTGTCATTAACAGATCTTTAGTAGTTGCTTTGGGACTAAACTTCTGAATCATCTCCTTACAAATGTTGACCTCTAGCAAGGAAGGCATCGTAAGTTACACTGGCAAAAACATATCTTTGCAAGTGTCCAGCTTCTGCCAACAGAGCTCAGAGTGGATGTGGGGTATTGAGCTGCCTGCAGACATCACATGGGCTCCCCTGGAATCTAATCTGAAAGTATTTGCTTACAGATGGGCACCGTGCCTGCGGGGCTTCACCACAGCCATCCCAAAATATCACCCTGGAGATTAGGCTCTGGTCTCATCTTGTTTTTCAGACTGCAGAGATTCACCCTGTAGGTAGAGCATGCGAGTTAGCATGGCAACCAAACGGACAACCCTGGagggaatgggaaaaaaaatgaggcatGCAGATGTTGGTGGAAGTGTAGCTATAGGTGTATACCTATAGGTGTAAGTGTAGGCACAGATGTAGGTATAGGTGTAAGTATAGGTGTAGGCACAGATGTAGATATAGGTGTAGATGCAGGCGAGATGTAGGTATAGGTGTATGTTTGTTCAGGATCACCCACAGGGCAGACACAGACTTGGGAAATGCCAGTTGTGAATTCATTGAACACTCTTCTATGACCCCCATGGCCTGGCTATTAATGGCCCAAGTTCTTCCTGCTCCTTCCGTcgctgctctgctcttctgtcccCACACCTGCAGGTTGGGTCTCTAGCAAGGCAGCTGAGCAGGGGAATCCTCTTGTTTCAAGGGAAATGAGTAACAGTCGAGATGAACAGAGGTGAGCACACATTGTGCCCTTTGTCAGTACTTCATTCTACtcttagcagaaaaaaaaagggagccAGGCTTTCATTTTACCTCCTGGCTGAGCAAAGGCCAACAATCCCCACTCTGTCAAATTACTTAATTCTAGTAAATGCTGCAAGACCTTAACAANNNNNNNNNNNNNNNNNNNNNNNNNNNNNNNNNNNNNNNNNNNNNNNNNNNNNNNNNNNNNNNNNNNNNNNNNNNNNNNNNNNNNNNNNNNNNNNNNNNNCGCGGAAGGAGCGCACGGCGCGGAGCGGCCCCACCTGCCCGGCATCCCAGCGCCTGAGCACCGCTCGCCTCCATCCCGAGCAATGTTTGTTCAATCGCGACTCACTCCCTACACCCAAAAGCTGTCCGTCCAGTGGgtttaactgtatttttctttctaagttccgtttttgtttttgtttttggttttgttttctgacgGTTTCTTTCCGTTGtcccttctctctttcctccctctgGGAAACTCTCGGTCAAAATCAGGGTGAGTTCAAACCGTACGATGGTGTCATTTCAGATCGGCTCATCCCGCGTGTCCGCGCAGAGCACTGCGGGTCCCGAGCCGCCGAAATGAGAAATCTCGCCCTTAAACCGATGCCTACAGGCACTACGTGCGTTTGGTTCCGCAGAGTTCTGCCCGAATTATGGATTTCACGTTCAAGAAGGGAATCGTATTACGGTGGACTCCTAATCCCCAGTTCCTAGAAAGCAGATTTTGGTAACTGATAAGAAGTCTGTCATTTATGTATTTTCCATGTTGAGAAGCGCACCTCGGTTTTGGTCTCTGCTACATTTCCCCCAGCATTCTTTTTCACCCTATATCAGTGGGATGCGTTGTCTGAAATGGTACTTTTGTTAACAAACGAACCCACAAACCGACATCACCCGCGGCCGGCAGCCAGCGCTGGCGGAGCAGAAGGGCATCCCTGTCCTAATCCTTACCTCCCTTCGCTTGGTTTTTAATTTCGCGAGCTGCCAGCAGGCACCGTGCCGTTTGTCAGGATATTTTTCCCCTGTGCAAGCAGCGAGGGACCTGGTTAATCATCTATCGCAGATCCGTGtgcatgagaaagaaaagtgttGATGTTTGCTTGTTCGGGCTGATGGGAATGGCCCACGAATTTAGGATTAAATTACTAATGGTAATCGTAAGTCTTtgtttcctctctctttctctttcctactGAAGTAAAGCGTGCAACACACTCCGGACAAAATCTGCACGGTAgctttgcggtataaaatgaGATACGGATCTGTGCGAGGTTCAGTGGGGTCTCTTCAGATTTTGACCCGAGCCCGTTAAGCGGGGCCGGTCCCAATAACTTTAGACACGTTTTTACAGGCGAAGCTGTGGGAAGGAAGCGGAGCAGCACCGCAGAAGGGTAGGTTGAGAGCTGGGGGGTGATGAGggggggaagttgtttttccCCGGCATTAAATCCCTGTCTGGGATGGGAGGGCGGTGTAACAGAGAGGAGAATTTGGGGTTTGGGACGGTTTCAGAAAGGGGAAGGGGTGTCTCTCAGAATAAGCACACCTGGCAAGGTGCCACTATAGGTGACGGCGTGATCGAGGGCGTTGATCGGAAGGCGTTTCCTTAAAACTGCGTCCGCCGTCGGAGCAGCTCCGAGGAGGCTGGAGGGATCGGGACGGGCTTGGGGGGCACGGAGTTCCTTGAGAAGCGGGGGTTCGAGGAGGGCTGAAAGAGCAGAGCGAGCCGAGGGGCACCGCGCGACGCCGCGCTTCGGCACCGCTCTGCCTCCGCGCAGCCCCGTCCAAAGGCGGACGCGGCCCCGCGGGGTCCCGCGATGCTGCGGGATGCGGGCAGTGCGGGCTGCGGCTGCNNNNNNNNNNNNNNNNNNNNNNNNNNNNNNNNNNNNNNNNNNNNNNNNNNNNNNNNNNNNNNNNNNNNNNNNNNNNNNNNNNNNNNNNNNNNNNNNNNNNTGTCAGCGGTCCGCAGGCAGCCGGGGAAACCCTCCCTGTTAAGGGAAGCAAATCTCACCGTAAAGTAAAGCGCGGGCATTAATACAGACAATCGCAAATAttgggggggagaagggagaaaacaCTGCTGTTCTGAGGGGTCCGcgtttgctttcttctgctgagCTCTGAGTCAGTGACTGCATGCAAAGGAGCACTCGGCTTGTGAGgcttttttggtttcttttgcttttcttttcctttttggtccggtaacaggatttttttttttttcctgaacatttTGTAACGATTAGGGGAGATTAAGGCTTCTTTTTACGCTGCTTTTACGCTCAAACAGACAGAAAGTGCGACACCAAGTGACGGTTTGGAGAATGACAGCTCCGTTTCACGGGGTAAAAAACAcccggaaaaaaaaaggggggtggAGgacggggacggggacggaagGACCCGACTCACAGCACCCTCACATCCCCTCCCTCTCAGTTATttacccaaaacaaaacaaacaaagcaaaccccTAGACTTTAAGATCTTTCcgtttttcagaaatgaatttctgaaataCCCTTCAGGTACCGGGACAGAAAAACGTGCCGTTAAAGCGCCCAGTGGAAAGTTCTGCTCTCTCCCCACAGATTCGTGCGCTCCGTCGGGGTGAAGCTCTCAGCCTCGATGGTCGCCGCGGCCGCGCAGGGAACCGCGCAGGGAACCCGCCCTGCCAACAAGTCCCGGGAGTGCCCGTGGGAGTGGGATGCGGGGAGAGCAGCGGGGGGTTGTTTGGAATGCCCCGCGGCGTTACAGGCTGTCCGGGTTCGGCTCGTCGCTGCCTCGCTGCAGTTTTCCTCTCTATGTGAGGAGGGGATGTACAAAAAAACCTGGCATCGGTGAAACCCGGTGCGCTCCGTACTCGCCGGACTCCCCACGCGTGATGTTTCTGGGGGTCAGAGAGCCTCTTTGGACCCAAACCCGGCTGGGGAAGGGTTGAGCTCCGTGAGAGGGCAGCCCTCCCCTCCGCACCGCCCGCTCCGAACGCGGCCCTGGGGACACGCGTGGAAACATCCCGCGTGGAGCGCAGCGAGAACCGCGCTGTTGGGTTCCCATCGTTGCCAAATTCGGGAAATCgtccttattattattatttatttatttttcgcTGAGAACGATGAGCCCCGAGGCACAAAGAGCTGAGCTCGGTGCCCCTCCGAGACCGGAGAGAGGTCGAAGCGGGGCAGAAGCTCCGCGGTCCCCGTCCCGCCCCCGGCTGCCTCCCGGTAAGCTCGGGGAGACCCAGCGGCTTCCTcaggggaagcagcagctcGTATTTCTGAGGTCCTGGAGGGTGCTCGTCGAGAGCTTTATTTCTACCTGCACGATAAACGTGATCGGTGGCGGTGCGGGGGGGAATCGGTCCCGCAACAGAGGGAAAGGGAACGGCGGCGAGCGCCTGGGAAGCGAGGATGCAGCCCTGCGAAATGTGCCACGAGACGGATAATACTTTTTCTATCATAATTACTGAGGTATATTCACAAGGTGGAGCTACTGAAAGGTGGAGGAAGCATTGATCTGATTATCTCCCTGTCCATACGCACTCTGTCTCTTTTCTTAATCTTTTAAGCTGTGAATTACAGATTGGTTCTGCGTGTCCATCAGCATTGTCATAAAATTTCAGGACACTGTGAGGGTCCAGTTATTTGCTCTTCCATCCCTCACTCCCCTCTAGAAAACACATCCCTCAAAACTTGCGGCTGGCTGAAACACGAAGAGCTTTGTGCCCCGAATTCCCAGTGAAAGGCCGATCTTTTTTATTGTAGAGCTTTTAATTCAATCGTCAAAGATTGATCTCCTTAGGATTTGCGTGCTGGGGGATCTCCCTCCGTCCAAATCtcttttagaaatatatatatatatatcttagtGACGACTGGGAAGAAATAGCTTTGCCGTAGCAGAAGAGGATCTGTGAGCCGAGCAGCCCAGCGTGGCAGCCCAGGCAGAGTTTTCTGCAGCGGAGACCCGCAGCCGAACCGCGGAGCAGCGCGCAGGGGGAGCTCCGCATCCCCGGCCCTGCGCGGCCGCCCGCACCCGGAACGCCTCCGCGGAGNNNNNNNNNNNNNNNNNNNNNNNNNNNNNNNNNNNNNNNNNNNNNNNNNNNNNNNNNNNNNNNNNNNNNNNNNNNNNNNNNNNNNNNNNNNNNNNNNNNNTTTTAATTACTTTATTAAGCACTCACATGAAGAACTCGGGGGAAGACGGGTTGTCACTGGTGGAGCCGGCCTCTCTGAAGCCATTGCTGGCAAGTTTCTCACACTTGAGCTTGTAGGCGTCTCGCTCTCTGGCCAGCCGGGTCACTTCTTGCTTGAGCTGTTCCACCTGCTGAATGAGTTGGGTCTTTTCGTTCTCCAGGTGGTGCTTCTGCTGGACGCGTTTATACCTGCAGGACTGAGCGTAGCCCCTGTTCTTCAAGGTCCTCCTCTTCTGCTTGAGGCGGATCACCTCGTCTTTGGTGAAGCCTCGGAGGTGCCTGTTGAGCTCCCTCACGGACATGGAGACCAGCTGGTCATCCGAGAACCGGTCCTCCACGCTGCTGGATGGGGGATGCTgctggtgagaggtctggagctgCTGAGAGGAGCTGGACGAGGTGGAAGGGGTGGGAGAGGcctgatggtggtggtgatggtggtggtgaggGTGCCCGCTGCCCGCCAGGTCTTCGTGGGTGACGGCGGGGTACtggtggtggtgctggtggtgatggtgatggtggtggtgatgggccCGGAAGCTCTCGAAGCCTTGCAGCTGCTGGGACACTTGGTGGGAGCCGATGAGGGCTTCGACCGCATCCTCCGGGGTGAGGTTCAGCGCCTCGGGGTTCATCTGCTGGTAGCTGTTGGCCATCCAGTACAGGTCCTCCAAGTGGGTCTTCTGTTCGGTGGGGCTGAAGCTGGGCGAGGAGGGCACGGAGCTGCAGGGGGTGCTGATGGGGGTGGAGGACACGGAGCCGGCGGGCTGCAGGCGAGTGCAGTGCCTGCCCGAGCGGTCGTTCCTGCCCAGGGGCTCCTTCTTCACGTCGAACTTCATCAGGTCGAAGTCGTTGACGTACTCCATGGCCAGGGGGCTGGTGGGCAGCTCGGCTCCGATGCTCAGCTCTCCGGCCATCGCTGTCTTGCGGGCTCCTCTCCGGGCGGAGGGGGCTGGAGACCTGGCCCCAGCGCGCAGCCTGGTAGAGGGCTGGCCGCGCTCCCTATTCCAAAGAAACTTTGCCTCCGCTTCGCCTCTCGCTTCCTTTCCTCCGCTCCCCCCTCCACCACCGCCGCCTCCTCCTTCTCCCGGCTTCTGGGGCTTCTTCGGACCGCAGCGACAAAGCCAGGGACGAGCCGGCTCCCGGAGCCACCCGACGCCTCCCGGCTTTGGGTATCAGCGCTGGCAGCGCACCGCCGGCGGCTCCGGGCACTCAGACGCCCACggagaggagaaaggagcaGCGGCAGGAGggcaaaagcaaaacaaaacaaagatgctGCCTTCGGGGCCGTGCGGGAAGCGAGAAGAACGGTGCAGAAGGTCTAAGCCCGCGCCTCCGGGTGGGTTTTGTAAGTCCTGAGCTTTCTCCCCGCGGTAGCGGAGCGCCGGAGCGTGCCGCAACTTTCCGCTCCGGGAGCGCACCGGCTGTGCGGCGGCGACCGGGCTTTGCACGGGAGTTTTCTCTGGCTNNNNNNNNNNNNNNNNNNNNNNNNNNNNNNNNNNNNNNNNNNNNNNNNNNNNNNNNNNNNNNNNNNNNNNNNNNNNNNNNNNNNNNNNNNNNNNNNNNNNAAAAAAAGCAACCTAAAGCCTAAAACAGCTGGGAACCGTTATCTCGCCAGCCCTGGCTCATCCTCATCACGCATCTCTCCTGCCCACTCCTGTGCTCTGCGGCACCGGCATTCAGCATCTCTGGAAAGTCTTGGGCTGATGCAGCTGTCACCGGTCCCAGAAGTCTTTTTCGGTCTTAGATTTCTCTGTTTTGGAATTAGGGACGATCAGTTTTGTACGTTCTCCTGGAGTGCAGGAGGGAAGGGACGATTTAAAGCTGTCCGTGgggctggcagggacagcccgAGAGTTCGGTGTCAGTAAATGGGGGAGGGGGGCTGCTGCCAATTGTGTTTCCTATTCGAGTGCCTCGTTTACTTCTGGGAGCAGCCGTAGCCAGTAGTCACCTCTGCCCCGGAGGGGGGATGCAAATCTCTCCACAGCTGTTAGCAATAGCTCTTGCAAAACTGCGAGatcaaacaaaataataagATTTGCACTGAAGGGAATCGTCCTCCTGCACTACACGAGATCACCGTTGAACCGTCGTCCGGAGGACAGATCCGGGATGCAAACCCCGAGCTCTCCCCGCCGCTCTCCCCATCCATCCTCGGGCTGCGCCGAGCCGCCGGGCTTCGGGCTGCCTCTGCAGTGCGAGCGGAGCTGCGGGAGCGCCTGGGGAGCGGCTGTCCCCGCATATCCCGGGGCCCTCAGCACCTCCCAGGGCCGGGGCTGCACGGACCGCCTCGAGTCCAGCTCGGGGTCCTGTCCTGTCCCGTTGTCACCTCGCCCCCGGGGCTACAAGGAGCGGATGGGGCCGAGGAGtggtcttttcttttcttttcttttcttttcttttcttttcttttcttttctttttttgcagcatCTTCAGTCTGGAGTGTCTCATGGGTAAGGAGGGCTGGCAGATctctggagcaggaggtgctccTCTCTGAGCTGTGCCCTCCATGGGCACTACTGCAGCTCTCCATGCCTGCTTGAAGTCTCTTCCGAGCCTCGGGGGGGTAAAGGTGCCGGGACTGAGATGTGTGGAGGAAGAAGGGGCTCAGAAGGGCAAAGCAGGGGCTGGTAAAGCAGTGTGTCCAGAGCGGGGCAAAGAAGAAAGGTTGGGAGCAGAGATGCTTCTCTCCCCGCAGATcttccacagctctgcaggtggAAAACGAGCATCCCCATAGGGGAGAATCCCACGGGCAACCCGCACCTGGGACGGCCCTGTCGATTCATGAAGCTGCTCTGCATCCCCGACTCCAGTGTCAGCAGCACTTTAGAGGTCAATGATGAACAGCGAGAGATCAAAGCCGTAACACGGGGATGGCAACGCGCGGAACAGCTGGGATGCAGGTGGTCACCCTTTGCTGCTGGAGCTCCCTCACTGGAGAGACTCAGAGAGGCCCTACCCACCCTGACCCCCCCGGACAGCCGCTCCCCACTGCTACAGAGCCCCGGCCCgggcagcactgcagacagGCACCGGCGATTCTCAGCCCCATGGTCCATCAGAAGCCCCAGATCCCCACACATGGTACGGGGCAGTGGGAGCAGCCTCGAGTGGCCCGGAGCCACCGGCCCCGGCTGTGCCCTCTGTGGGCTTTGGCTGcggtttcttttctttccaatgGGCTCCGTTAAATCTGAGGAGCGGCAGCGGGTGCTGCAAATGCACCGGCGGTGCGATGGGGACCGGGTAACAGGGCTGCCCCCGCGCTGCCACTGCTCAGCGGTGGGAATCCGGAGGGCTTTTCTAAGGCCTATTTCcctattttgttgttgttgttgttgttcaattAGCCCCAGTGATTTATTCAATGCATGCATGAGGGGACATTAATATGCGGTGGCAGTTCCCACAAACAATATTCCTCTCAGGCTTTCTGCAGCCATAGCATTCGCTGGCAagaggggaggaaggcaggCACAGCCAGGCAGGCGCAGCCAGGATCTCATCCTCTCCCTCCACAAAGTCCCATTCCCGTACAGAACAGCTCCTCCAGGCCCGACCCATGGAGACGGGACCGGCCCCCGGCCAGCCCCTCCAGCTCCGAGCGGGCAGGGATGAGATTTAAGAAGGGATGTGGGTTTTAGGGGACCGTAGTcgctgttgttttttgttttttttccccaNNNNNNNNNNNNNNNNNNNNNNNNNNNNNNNNNNNNNNNNNNNNNNNNNNNNNNNNNNNNNNNNNNNNNNNNNNNNNNNNNNNNNNNNNNNNNNNNNNNNTAATGTTGAAAGTAAGAACCCCATATTCCTGGATTTTTACCTTTCCATGCAGCCCTTTTTAACCAGTTATTCTACACATCACTTGCAGAAAGAATCAGGGCCAGGCCTTGAGAAAATGAAGGAGTGAGATCACCAGGCTCCAGGTCAGAGCACAGGAACACTATCCTTCACTTTCAGGCAGCGTGGTTCCAGGGCGTTGCTCCAGGAAAGCCAGGGCTGTCTCAGCATCTTCTGCTAAGCCTGTAGGACACTCAGCACCATACCTGGGGCTCAGAGCACTCCTACCTCATCCTGGTAGTGCAGTGCTGGTTGGCGATGTGACTAAGGGCTGTCAACGTTGACACCAACAAtttggttttaattattttttatgataACTTCT
This genomic interval carries:
- the MAFB gene encoding transcription factor MafB codes for the protein MAGELSIGAELPTSPLAMEYVNDFDLMKFDVKKEPLGRNDRSGRHCTRLQPAGSVSSTPISTPCSSVPSSPSFSPTEQKTHLEDLYWMANSYQQMNPEALNLTPEDAVEALIGSHQVSQQLQGFESFRAHHHHHHHHHQHHHQYPAVTHEDLAGSGHPHHHHHHHHQASPTPSTSSSSSQQLQTSHQQHPPSSSVEDRFSDDQLVSMSVRELNRHLRGFTKDEVIRLKQKRRTLKNRGYAQSCRYKRVQQKHHLENEKTQLIQQVEQLKQEVTRLARERDAYKLKCEKLASNGFREAGSTSDNPSSPEFFM